One Eublepharis macularius isolate TG4126 chromosome 6, MPM_Emac_v1.0, whole genome shotgun sequence DNA segment encodes these proteins:
- the LOC129332516 gene encoding COP9 signalosome complex subunit 9-like, giving the protein MKLAVDEMFPEGAGPYVDLDEAGGSTGLLMDLAANEKAVHADFFNSFEDMFDDDDIQ; this is encoded by the exons ATGAAGCTGGCGGTGGATGAAATGTTTCCTGAGGGCGCGGGCCCTTACGTGGACCTCGACGAG GCTGGAGGAAGCACAGGTCTATTGATGGACTTAGCAGCTAATGAAAAGGCAGTACATGCAGACTTCTTTAACA GTTTTGAAGATATGTTTGATGACGATGATATCCAGTGA
- the LOC129332602 gene encoding adiponectin-like has product MNRMSGFFFCSLVLLMQVCSYLQVAANEDPQTPGRSCANWMGGAPGYPGHNGIPGRDGRDGQNGQKGDIGEQGPPGPKGESGNTGVAGAPGFIGPPGAPGLHGLKGEKGESASIYRSAFSVGLTTRVPHPNIPIKFSKIHYNEQNHYDPTTGKFRCSIPGVYYFAYHLTVYLSDVKVSLFKSSKPIIITYDQYQKNNVDQASGSVLLHVESGEEVWLQVYGEEENNGIYADNINDSTFMGFLLYPDLDYQH; this is encoded by the exons ATGAATCGAATGTCTGGTTTCTTCTTTTGCTCACTGGTGCTGCTGATGCAAGTTTGCTCTTACCTTCAAGTTGCTGCCAATGAAGACCCCCAGACACCCGGAAGATCTTGTGCAAACTGGATGGGAGGAGCACCAGGTTATCCAGGTCATAATGGAATTCCAGGAAGAGATGGAAGAGATGGGCAGAATGGCCAAAAGGGAGACATAGGCGAGCAAG GTCCACCTGGCCCAAAAGGGGAGAGTGGAAACACAGGAGTGGCTGGTGCACCAGGATTTATAGGACCCCCTGGTGCACCAGGACTGCATGGACTGAAAGGGGAAAAGGGTGAAAGTGCCTCCATTTATCGATCTGCCTTCAGTGTTGGTTTAACCACCAGAGTTCCCCACCCCAACATTCCTATCAAGTTTTCAAAGATCCACTACAATGAGCAAAATCATTACGATCCAACAACAGGGAAGTTCCGGTGCAGCATTCCAGGAGTGTATTATTTTGCATATCATCTCACTGTGTATCTGTCAGATGTGAAAGTGAGCTTGTTCAAGAGTAGCAAGCCAATCATAATCACTTATGACCAGTATCAGAAAAACAATGTTGACCAGGCATCTGGCTCTGTTTTGCTCCATGTAGAAAGTGGAGAAGAAGTTTGGCTTCAAGTatatggagaagaagagaacaatGGTATCTATGCTGATAATATTAATGATTCTACTTTCATGGGATTCTTGCTCTATCCAGACTTAGATTATCAGCATTAG